The nucleotide sequence NNNNNNNNNNNNNNNNNNNNNNNNNNNNNNNNNNNNNNNNNNNNNNNNNNNNNNNNNNNNNNNNNNNNNNNNNNNNNNNNNNNNNNNNNNNNNNNNNNNNNNNNNNNNNNNNNNNNNNNNNNNNNNNNNNNNNNNNNNNNNNNNNNNNNNNNNNNNNNNNNNNNNNNNNNNNNNNNNNNNNNNNNNNNNNNNNNNNNNNNNNNNNNNNNNNNNNNNNNNNNNNNNNNNNNNNNNNNNNNNNNNNNNNNNNNNNNNNNNNNNNNNNNNNNNNNNNNNNNNNNNNNNNNNNNNNNNNNNNNNNNNNNNNNNNNNNNNNNNNNNNNNNNNNNNNNNNNNNNNNNNNNNNNNNNNNNNNNNNNNNNNNNNNNNNNNNNNNNNNNNNNNNNNNNNNNNNNNNNNNNNNNNNNNNNNNNNNNNNNNNNNNNNNNNNNNNNNNNNNNNNNNNNNNNNNNNNNNNNNNNNNNNNNNNNNNNNNNNNNNNNNNNNNNNNNNNNNNNNNNNNNNNNNNNNNNNNNNNNNNNNNNNNNNNNNNNNNNNNNNNNNNNNNNNNNNNNNNNNNNNNNNNNNNNNNNNNNNNNNNNNNNNNNNNNNNNNNNNNNNNNNNNNNNNNNNNNNNNNNNNNNNNNNNNNNNNNNNNNNNNNNNNNNNNNNNNNNNNNNNNNNNNNNNNNNNNNNNNNNNNNNNNNNNNNNNNNNNNNNNNNNNNNNNNNNNNNNNNNNNNNNNNNNNNNNNNNNNNNNNAGTTTATATTTATAGATGTCAaaaacctttcctctaagaaagaggttagtcaaatatgaaaaaaaaattatatttttcttttagaaaaaataaaaataattatgttacttttattttcctttatagaaaaagtaaaacttaattttagtaaaaaaattagaataaaaatcataacaaattaAACGTAGTTTTATCACCACGTACAAGATAATTCCGATATCATaattatagaaagaaaaacaaagaccTATTATATGCTATTTTGTCTTATATTTTCAACGCTTCgctttgattttcaaatcgaGCTGAGTATTTTATATCTTAATTAAACGTAGCTTCATCACTACATAAAAGTTAATCCAAACATCATAACTATATAAAAGTTATTTTAACGCTCCTCTTTAATTTTCAGATCGAACTAAATATTTCACACTACTATATTACTCTCTTTGTTCATAaatatttgttcaatttatacaattaattgataattttatttgctttatgttaattatttgctcattatattttttaaaataaaatttttattatattcgaAAAATGATATTTATGGAGAAGTATTTATGGACGGAGACGAGAGAGAAGTACTTAGCTTTAATTAAAAGCTTTAGCCCTTCTTCTTTTATCAACATTTTTCTCTTACAATCccctttctctctctaaaaaaaacacaaacactttctctctcttcatcttcttcttcatcttcgtATTGAGTTCAtaatataaactttatatataaagttttttttttatatatttttgtttatttatttaatttttttttgtgaattttttttggttgtaaTTTTGGTGTTatgattcttcttcttcttcttcttccatggACTTCACTGTACCATAAAACTCCTCCACCGTCGGCGCCGTTTATTCAATGACGTCATACTCCACCGCCGTTAACAAACGGAAGTTCGATGATTACGCTGTTAACGGTGACTTAGTTACCTCCGCCGCCGTCAGAATGCGAAAAGACCAATCTACCCTTCCTTCTTCCACCTCCACCGCTGCGCCACGTCATCATCACTCTGCGTCTCGGTTTCCGTGCCGGCGGGTTCAGTTCTTCATCCGATTACTATCAGGTAGCTCAGGGACCGGTAACGGAAATGGcagtttggtaattcaagcggatTCTACTGATACAGTGAAATCAATTCACAAAAAAGTTGAATGTATAACCGGAATACCGATTTCGGAGCAGCGATTAATCTATAAAGGGAAGCAATTACAGTGGGAACAAACGTTATCGCAATGCGACATTCAAAACGACGCCGGTTTACACCTCGTTGGACGTATGCGAAGCACTGGACATCCACAAGCATGGTCGTTGATAAACGATTTAGTATCAGAGATTTTCGACCACTGTAAGAGCTGTAACCCTCGTCCTTCGTCTCGTATAAAGACTAGACTTAGTGAATTTTTATCTATGACGCCTCGCCATGATGAAACTCAAGCTTCGGGGCACTTACAGATTTTTCTGAGTTCGTGTGCTCCGGCGGCGTTAGTAATGCTTTATATGTCCGGGGAGAGGGTTAATAGAGATATAGCTGATGAATCGATTAGACAGTTTATTAATTCGAGTAAAACTGTTTTACCTAGGGTTATACATTTGCAATGTGTGCATATTGTGTTAGAATTTTGTAAATTGCTTAATAGTGCTGTTGGTGTTGATGACGCGTTGTATGGTTTATGTCGGAGTAGTTTAGGGGGGATAGTGGAGGGGAGTGGGATTGCGAGTTGGGAGAGGAGGAGTGGTGATAGTAAAGTTGTAATAGAATTGGAGGATGTTTTTCCGTTTGTTTGTGAGTTAGCAGGGAAGATATCGCGGGGTTTGGAAATGAGCGTGGGAGAGAATGCGATAACGGGGCCGTCTTTGAGTGATGTGCGTGATTTTACTGCATTTATGCGTCCTGTTAGGAATTTGATTGGGGATTATGTAGAGAATTGCAGTCCAATCGCCTTCCCGTTGAAGGAGGAAGGGACGTTGCAGGAGGTAGGGACGAGTAGAATATTTGGGATGTGGTATTATAGACAGCAgattaaatctttgcatgataTTTACTTCGATTTGCTGGAGAAAGTAGAGTTTTGTTTGAAGAAAATGGAGGAAACTTTGGCGTTGAAGGAGAAAGGAGAAGGTGAGCCTTTTGCACTTGGATGGTCCCAGTATCTTGCGATTCTGAAGGAGATAAATGGTATATCGAAACTTTACAAGGGCTCAGAGGACGTGTTTTG is from Capsicum annuum cultivar UCD-10X-F1 chromosome 5, UCD10Xv1.1, whole genome shotgun sequence and encodes:
- the LOC107853688 gene encoding E3 ubiquitin-protein ligase UPL5, with protein sequence MTSYSTAVNKRKFDDYAVNGDLVTSAAVRMRKDQSTLPSSTSTAAPRHHHSASRFPCRRVQFFIRLLSGSSGTGNGNGSLVIQADSTDTVKSIHKKVECITGIPISEQRLIYKGKQLQWEQTLSQCDIQNDAGLHLVGRMRSTGHPQAWSLINDLVSEIFDHCKSCNPRPSSRIKTRLSEFLSMTPRHDETQASGHLQIFLSSCAPAALVMLYMSGERVNRDIADESIRQFINSSKTVLPRVIHLQCVHIVLEFCKLLNSAVGVDDALYGLCRSSLGGIVEGSGIASWERRSGDSKVVIELEDVFPFVCELAGKISRGLEMSVGENAITGPSLSDVRDFTAFMRPVRNLIGDYVENCSPIAFPLKEEGTLQEVGTSRIFGMWYYRQQIKSLHDIYFDLLEKVEFCLKKMEETLALKEKGEGEPFALGWSQYLAILKEINGISKLYKGSEDVFWDKMRQRRVSLCFLIVRFAKRSEDHQWILEHKEVTNFEARRHLAMMMLPEVKDEYEELHEMLIDRSQLLSESFEYIAHADSESLRGGLFMEFKNEEATGPGVLREWFFLVCQAIFNPQNALFVACPNDRRRFFPNPASKVDPLHLEYFSFSGRVIALALMHKIQVGVVFDRVFFLQLSGKSISLDDIRDADPFLYSSCKQILEMDPEMVDQDTLGLTFVREVEELGSRKVVELCPNGKCTMVNSKNREQYVELLIQHRFVISIAEQVAHFAQGFADIITTLRLQKSFFQSLDHEDLDSMLHGSETAVSVEDWKAHTDYNGYKESDPQISWFWKIVGCMSAEQRKVLLFFWTSIKYLPVEGFGGLASRLYIYKTRESYDRLPSSHTCFFRLCFPPYPSMDVMQDRLRIITQEHVGCSFGTW